TTCACTGTCACACGGAAGGTTACAGAACCAGGTGTCATTTTTTGATGGGTTTCCCTGGGCTGAGCCAATGTTATTTTCAGGTCTGACCAACAGCCTCTCTCCTGACTAGGACAAAGCTTAAAAGAGACAGTGCTGAAGGAACAGCAGCCATGTGCACCACACCAGAAGATCCCTCAacagcctctgctgcctttAACTCACTCCACCCTGTGCAGGAAGCACTGCCTGCCCACTGCCTTGCCCCTCTACATGCTGGAGTGCAGTGTAATCCCACCTCTCTGTTTCTGTTGGCTTAAACCAGACCCTTGTTATTTTAAACAGGAGTTTATTGTATTTAATACattataaaatttgaaaaaattgtAGGAAAGCAGCAGATTCAAACCAGAGCATCTCTACCAAATATTAATTATTCTGGCCCcctttgaaaaacacaaaacaaaacaacaaaaaaacctcattcaaaagaaaagttaaCCTTTCACATCTGTGAGGGCAGACAAAAAGTGTGCGACTTCTGTACaaactacatttaaaatttcagctttccaaTGCAATGGATGGTTGTCTCCTGAACACCTGCCCATCCACCTCTAAAAAAGACAGACATAAACCTCCATATGCAAATAAAGTTGAGTCAAGGTGTATACACATTAAAAAGTGGATGGCTGTTTGGCAATGAAAATGGGTGAAGAGTAGTCTATGAATCCCCCCCCTGGAAATGGCTTGTACACCCTTAAGTGGGCCTGGGAAGGGCCTAGGACACTTAATGGCCATCACAGCACCAACCTCATCTACCACATTTTGCCATTGCATTTCCTACCCTTTgacatatacatacatatatatatgtacagacatacatatacatacatatttttttatgtgtgtgtgtgtgttttcttttatacCTTGagcttattattattattatcactACTATTCCAAGTGTTCCCATATGAATTCAGGTGTGGTCTCTATATTTGATATAAATGTGTCTTTTATTCAATTTTAGTTCCAGGACTTGTTTGGAGTCCAAACTGCACATGAAAtgtcccctttttttttttcctctttgttttcttttttttttttttttttttttttttttttttttgcataaagaAGCATGTCCATTTTAGTCCAGAGGCTCTTGCTTTATTCGAATGACAGAGGGTGCACGAGATGTCCTTCTGAGTTCTCGTCTTAGTACGTATTCACTGAATTGGGAAGAGTCCACCCCACCTCCACATGAGCCAACAATCTCAAACCCTCTTTGCTGTAACCTCTCGAGTACCtgcaaaaaaagaggaaacaaacaGCAATTTATAAGTGAATAAACAGACTATTTGCTGTCCAACAGTAATAACTGCTGTTTTCAAATGGATtcagccagggaaaaaaaagagtggttACATAGCTTAACTTAATAGTACTGGATTGATTTCTGATGACTATGGCCACTgagcagtgaaaaagaaaaaatgaaaatttatttcattttttagtaCTGCCAACAAATCCAGTCTTCCGGTCACAGAAACATGACTAGAAAAACACATTCTCGCTTCACAGAATTTACAGCACAAAAGGGCAAATACATGATTGCACAGCAGATGCTGAGCAAACACCTCAACGACATGGTGACAGTGTAGGTAACATGGTCATAATTTCAGAAAACCTACCATGATATTTACTAGAGACTTAAAAACTAACTCTTTGTTAGTAACAAAGagttaggggtttttttgtaactCTTTTTATCATCATCTTCACCTGTTCTGGGGTTCCTCTGCCTTCACCTGTGAAAGAGACTTCCTGGGATTTACCAGGGTTAGCCTgacagctgccagccccaaggAAGGGGCTGATGTTCCTGGACCTCAGAGGATGTGGGATCCTCTGTTCAGTATGACCAGACCTCACAAGGGTTGTGCTGGAATCAGATGCCTACCACGGCTTTCTCAGCTGTTTCACCAGTTGCCAAATTGGCTTGTATGTGTGCTGGGACAACACTGGCAAGCAGAATGGCAGAAGGCTGCAAAGGACTAGTGCAGGGGAAGAAGCAAACTGAGGTTTAAAAGTGCTTCAAAGAAGACATTCCATGTCTTTACATAAAATGCTTCAGCTTGGCAAATGTCTTTCCAAAGTACTTAAGCATGGCTAATTGACCAGCAGTCATATCAAAAAGGAAAGGGTAGGAAAACAGACTTGGAAACAGTGGAAACAGTGATCAAAACACATGTGATCTTTAGCTTTTAACATTATATGCCAAAATCTCCCACCCCTGCCCAAATGTGTTGGTGCAAGCCACTcaaaaacagaacaggaaaactTGGGTCCTGAGAAAAAATGTGGTGGAAGCAACTCTGGAAACTAGCTCAGACATGGACAATCCATTTGGCCTGTACCTCATTATTCAGGTTTATTGGTAGTCCTTGTCCTGTCTCCCATTTCTATTAGTATTGGGAGGTGCTTACACGTTCCTGTTATCATGGTAATGGTCCTGTGGGACCATTACCTCTCTTGAGGCCTGTACATATTTTGCCACTGTGACTCAGGTTTTTCACATCAGTAAATATGCTTTGTAATTCTTATTGCGGATGTTGGGCTCTTCTACCAGGAAGCCAGCAACGGGTCAAGAGGAAATGGCCACAAGATTCAGGCTGGGTTGGACATCAGAACAATTTCTTCACTATGAGGATGAttaagcattggaatggactATCCAGGTCATTGGTGAAGTCACATCCCTGGAAATActcaagaaatgactggatgtggcacttagtgctgtggtttagttgacatggtggtgtttgaTCAAAAGCTGAACTTGttgatcttggagatcttttccagccttaatgactctgtgattctctaCATGGACAGTGGGACCTGGCAGGTGAAAAGATGCCAAGCTCAGCTTGCAAGCCTGTTCTGTACGAGAATTCACTCATGAGCCTTGCAGCATTTAGGAGGTGTGTTTAAACCCAACAGCAACAATTTGCTGTTGATGATTCCACATGGGAAGCACTGGCTATGCAGGATTTCCTGACTAGGTGCAGGCAGGTGTCTGAGGCTAGTTGCTTGTACCCAACACAGGATAAAAACATAACACTAACACTGAAGCTGATTATAATTATTCCAGGAATTACCTGCATTTGTCTCCCAGATTTTTTCTTATCCATTTGGTAACATCTACAGATATTAGACACTTCTATATTGCATCATAGAATACTTTGGGTTGAAAGGCACCTTTAAAGATGATCCAGTTCAacccccctgcaatgagcagggacattaACTaaatcaggctgctcagagccctgtccagcctggcccttgAATATTTCCATGGATGaggcatccaccacctctctgggcaacctgttccagtgtttcaccaccgTCACTAcaaaattttcctccttttaacTAGTAAAAATCTACCCTATTTTAGTTTAAATCATTACCCCTTGTGCTATCAATTGTAACAGGTCTCTACTATGCTGTAAAAAATCAGGAACAAACACTGCAAGTGAAGGGTTTTCCCTATGAccacagaaaattttaacaCTCCTGTAGCTTGTTTGCAAAGAGATTTGGTGATACGCGAATTAAAAGGGGAAAGACAACTCAACACACAGACGTAAATAACTTGCTTAAAGCCTCCAGCTGATTCTGCTCACCAAAAAGCTCCAGTGACATGGAACAGGGTCAGCCCGCCGGTTCCTgaccagcagctccctctcaAAAAATGCACACGTGACTTCCTACCTGAACTGAGTTGAGGTGACAGTATCCGTTCAGTGGAAATCGGATGACGTGTGTAGAGTCGTGGTTCCAGCCGGCGTTGACAGAATTACACATCACATCACCGATCTCTGGGAACACCTCCTCTATCAATGACTTATCTCCACTCAGTGTAATCCTCTCGCCGAGATCTGGGGCAACTCGCACCACCAGGCACTCGCAAGACTTTGAGAAGCGGCCACTCTCCCGGTCCTGTTTCCACCGTTCCATCTCTCCTAGCATGGGCTGaagctggaaatattttgcttcttcgTATAACAAGCTGTAGTCCTGAAAGACACATACATTACTGTGCACAATTAAAAGAGACATTGCTAATGTGGTGCTTAAGGTGTATGGTTATTCAGGCCAACACTGCTCCAGGTCTGGAACCCTTCAGACAGAGCTCCTAATTACTGTGTAGGAAGGTGTAATAAAGTAACAGTGCAAGCAAAAAATAACCATCAGCCATTTGAAACACAATGAATATAGCAGCATTTGTAAGAGCTGGGAAAGGCTATGCCTGCCCAACCCccttctgcaaaaaaaaaaatcgaacTTTTCCCCATATTTCATCTCCACAGTGATGTCATATAATAATGATCTCATTGAACAGATGGAACAGAATTCAATCAGGATTCAGAAAATTCATCACTAGGATCCATTGTGTCTTACAGCAATACTTGCAGGCATTGTGACAGGTATAAGAATGTAAATGAGGGAGCCTGCAATAGTTGTTAGTGTAAAATGATTCAGATATTTGCATAATGTTTGCACATAttagtgcattttaaaaattaagtattttttaatacttcccTATTTTGCCACTAGTATTGTTTACTACATCATCTCAAATGCTAGAGCAGAGGGAATGCATTTCTAGGCATAGCCACTGCAGAAGTAATTTAGAACTAATGATGTGGAGTCTGCCTActgccattttttaaatttaaaaaacatttttttaaaaaatcttgtttttctagGTGTAAGAGCATAAAAccatttggaaaatatttatacagaGAAAATAGATACATGAAAATTAGGGAAGAGAGTGAAACAAAATTACAAGAGAAGCCTGCTAACAGTCAACATGGTCCTGAATGTGAACCAGAAGCCAAATACTTGATGAGGACACCTAAATCATGGCAAAAATACTGCTTACATTTATTgtgtaaaaaaaagtaatgtaaTCTATATGTTTCCAAGAAACAAGAAACTGTTCATTTTCaccactgtttttttttgtataccTTAAAGCTAACTGGGGAGGACACCCCTTTAAACATCACAGTTGGGTGAACTTGCCAGgagttacatttttaatttcagcacaGCTACAGTACATTTATGTGTTTAAAAGGCTCTACATATGTAATTTCTTAATATTGCATGAAAggtggcttttcctttttcccattttcctttttcctatttCTGATTACCTGCAGGAAAAGTGCCAAGAGCAGCACAAAGTCATGCTAAGGCTTCAAAAGAAGGAAACGATGCTTAGCTGTTAGCTCCAAACTCCCACATTATTCAGGGGGATCTACCCTTGTCACATATGGGAGCAGCAAGGATGTGTCTACAGCAGATGATTCAAAGGTTGCTGAAACAGAGCTCTTGAACTCAGTCTCACACCATATTATGCCCAAACGCCTGAAAAACTGTCTCAGCTATGAGAGCAAAAGGACTGCAAACCAGGGTGaactgctccatccctgcctcatCACCCATCACCTCTCTTGTTCAATCCCAGTTGCTGCATTTCCTACAGTGAACCAGGTGCACTGATGTGTGATCATTAAGATAAGGATCTGTTCTGACTGAAGACATCACATATACACCCTCATACCTACCAGCTGATCACATGGGTTCTAAAGCTCTACCTTTGCAGGCTCTGTCTGACAATGAACTATCACTAATTCAACTTGTTACtaaaagctgaagagaaaaaaaaagcaggctCTTTAATAAAAAGTCTAAATGAACTATTAGACATAGAACATAGAACTATTAATTCCTAACTTCTCTAGAACTCCAAAATTAAACTTGCAGTATGCATTCAAGAATCTGAGGGAGAAAAGATTCTATGACTTAATGCCCAAATATTACCATGTGTGCAGTTTATTTTGTCAATATTGTGATTCACACAccattttctgaatttcagtgtgGGAGTGGAAACTGGAACTGCTGCAATCACTGGGGAAGCATAAAAATGGATGAGAGGACAAGCAATCAGGAAAGCTCATGAGCAGTCAGTTGCAGATTGTAACATCACATCTGTTTCCATGAGTATGGTACAACATTTAATTTCCCTAGGTCAAATCTGGCAAGGTTGCTGTATTACCACAGTAGCCAGGAGGGGAAAGTTTAATATTGATGCCACTCTAGAAAGGGAAGACACCACTTTAGCAACTCCATTCTTACTTCTGCCATGTACCTGAAATCAAACACCATACCCTGTAAGTTCCCCACCCCTATCCAGGGCTCTGTTTTGACTACCACCAGATGCTTGCTTTACCAAGGTACATGCAAAACAACCAAGTCCCTTGAAATCTCACCTTGAAATCATCAGGAATGAGGAGTTTTGATGTCCTTAAGAAATTCAAGATATATCTGAACATCTGCCCATCTCTGTCAATGAAATAATGCTGCTTGAGACTGTCGAGGACAATGGGCTCTGTGCCATCGAAAAGCCGGCCGATTCTGGAGAGGAAACAAGACACAAGGAGCAGAGTCAGACCAAGCTCAGCTCAAGAACTGCTCAAGCAGCCCAGCACTACAAAACCCTCCCATGCAAACTTCACTGAAGCAACTCTGTGGCTTTGTTTCATTAGAAAAGGGCTGGTTTCAAACAACTGTGTAAGCCACATATTTTCCAGCGTGGCCTCATGCtccaagcagcacagctggggaggTGGAAGGGAAGGAGCCAGGCCAGCAGCCTCTCCCACCCACTTCACTGCCCCAATCTGGATCTCATAAGATGACAACCTCTCAATTGTTTTGGACACCTCTTTTGATAGTCCCCTTCAGCACAGCCCATCCCCTCTAGATGCTCCAATGCCCTGGACTGACTCattctgctttccagagcaCTGCATAGGGAACTTGATTTAGTTAGGAAACTACCTGGGGAatagtttggtttggttctttGCTTGGTTCTCACTGGTTTTTTAAACCCAGGTCACTTTTTAGATGCCATTTACTGCAACCAACACtagggcaggcacagctgaggTCAGGGGCAGCACACTGGGGTAAATATAAAGATGGGGGTACAGAGTTGATAACATTTCAATGTGAGGTAATGCTCTAGTGTAAAAGTTAAGTGCTTGTGGCAGGTATCAACCAGAACACtcaaataacacagaaaaacatctcAGCTTTTAGACACCACCCACTGACCACCAGAACCACACAGCCACCTGGACAGCCTCTGCTTGGCAACAGGTCCTGCAACATCAACCAGGTGGGTGCACATACATTCCTGGATGCGAGTCTCCCAAACCAGCTTTAGTTAGAGCAATAGGAAGGGCTGAAAACGCCAAACAAAACCCTCAGAGAGTAacaccaaataaatgttttgtttctgcacTGGGGCATTTGCAAAACACCCCTGAGTCACTGGTGGTTTCCCAATGAAATGAGCAGGAGTGACTGGCAGGTCTGATTTTGTGTGCCTGTTCATATGTCTGTAGTGCAATGTGGAAGTACTTTCTGACAACAAACAGTCACGACAcactatttttgttttgttttaaaaacaatgaataAACAATGAACTCCCACTaccagcaataaaaaaaaaaaagaaagccaccAAATACTCAGGGGTGATcagccctcctggctgcagaaaGCACCCCAGGCTGAGAGATGCCCCATCCACTGGCCAGCAGAAGGGGATGTCAGGAAGGCATTCAAGaggtgggaggcagcagggcttGCAGCAGGGTCTCAGGGAactgcagaggggcagggcTCCAGGTGACCATACACTGTGTTGTATCAACAGCCAAATATCTTCCCTTTGAAAATGTCACAGGCAGCCCAAATTGAGTTTGGAATGATGTCTGTGCCTGGAGCaggtatatgtatatatctatatagataAGTTGTGAACAGAATACAAATCTCATCTATAGTTTCTTACCAGCTGGGAGGAGaccaggaaagaaataaaactccaTTAACCCCAGCTGGCCATTTACAATTCCCTAATAAACGTCTGAACCAATTCAAGTTGCATAAAATCTGTAACATATAAGGcattaaatgtattttgcatcATGAGCAGGtacagaacacttttttttttcaaagccatCCCTTGAACTATTCAAGCTTTCTTCCTCAAAGACTTGTtactgcctgccctgctgctcaAAATTTAAGCTGTGACAGCCCATAGAACACAGGCTCCTCTTCACTTGGTGTATGAGCCACATTTTATGTCTAATATGGAAGCACTCAGcatttagaattaattttcccttATACTCAAGCATGTCATCTTCAAATTTATCACGGAATTCACACACAAAACATGTATTTGGCCAAGTCAGTCATTACTGAAATGTATAATTGTAATTGgtttctgcagcattttcctAGTTCTAAATTACTtatataattacatattttaaaccTCTAGGCTTTTTGTCTCCATTTTATTAATTGTTTAGAGAAGAGCAAGATAGTATCAGAGGATGGAGCCTTCTGACAAAGCCATAATGCTGAGGAGAGTGCTCAGCCACAGGGTGTGCTACCTGGGACCTGAATAGCTTTGGGAATGGGCAGGAAGTGTTAACAGAAAGTGCTGCCTTAGTGCTCTGCtactctgcagcagcagcagcagcagcagcagcagcaaaagaatCCCAGGAACTGCAAAGTCACAACTCCCTCCCGACTCCCCCGCCAGGATCACTCTGCAATACACAACTGCACTTTCACGTATTAAAACAGCATTGGAAGGCTAGACCCCTAGCAGAGAGacttctgtaaagaaaattaattaatttctgtaaaaaaataaacacttttttcctttccagatgGAAAAAATGTAGATTCCAGCTTCCTTCGTATGTCCTTCAGGGAAAAAACTTTAGATACTGTGGGATCCAAATCTGGTGACATAGTTCTGCTCCTAATCTGTATTTGCTATACCCATCAGGAGAGGAGATTGGGCTATGCCAGGATTTGGGGAACAAACAGCATCCTCACCTTCCAGCCACACCAGGAACTCTTGGGTTCCTGGGGGCACAGTGGGAAGCACTTTCTCATGCCTCACTTGTCACCCCCTCTGTACAATACCATTTGATAACCATCCTCCCTGCCACCCATAGCTTTGCTGGCACTCCTGCTTGGTCTCACAGTGGGATTACTCATGTTTAGGAGACACCAGTTTGCTGGCACAAGAAGGGACTGGAAAATCATTATAATTTCACTTCCCAAGAAAACCTGAATGatatttttctccatctccttcctGACAATGTTGGCTAATGATTGGCAAAGacatctttcttctttaaatgaCTAATTCGTAACAGGTGAATGGAGTTTTGAGACAGGAAAGCGCTCTGAAGTAGGCTTGCAAAATAAGATGATAATTATATGCAGAATTAGCCAAATATCAAGGGTAAAGGATAAGAAACTGCAGTCCATTTACAAGAAAATGtgcttctgaaatatttaattaaaactaacaggctggaattttccatatatcagaaaaattaatgtcCCATGGGTTGAAAGTGCGACCTCCAATGGGTAATAATTAATGTCTGTGGCTTTAAGTATCATATTCCACTGTCAGAAATCGAATGCTTCAAGGGTTGAAAATATAACCAGTGGAAAACCCTGTTTCCATCAGAGAATTTGGTTTTACTTAAAGGACACAAACTAGGTATAGCTACAAGCCCTTGtttactggagaaaaaacaacagGGAATGGAAAAGATCATTGTTTTAATTCCATAAAATACTACAGGGATGGATCTTTCTTCCCACAGATCAGCACTCCCGTAACAGCATTCCTGTATCAAAAAGCTAGCACATGAGGATGACATTGCTTGCAGTATTTCtcaaattcttcagaaaaaaagtcctgCTTGTCaagtataaaaatatactgTCTGCAGCAAAACTGCATACACAGTGTGTTTATAGCCTTGCTCTCTTgttgtataaatatttaaatatattattattatacacATAAAGAGAAAAGACTGCACTTCAGTATACTCTGCCTCAGCTGGAAATGTGAGAAAGCAGCAATAATTAGGAACAAGATGGCCAGTACTAATTAAGTCAACTATTGCAAAACTCTCTTAAtgccaagaaaaatgaaagaattctGCAGATTGTTTTAATGGCTTCACTGGAGAGAGctgaaattcttcctttctgtaATCAAAAGGATACAGGGTACATGGAAAAGCTGCAAGCCTTGATGTTTGCAAACATGCAGGATATTACCTCACTTTCAAACTAAGGTagaaataaacctttttcttctctgagaaaaTACAGGTTTCTTATAAGTGAATATATTCAGTATATCACTTCTTGTATTAACGTCTTTATCAGAGGACACTACAAACTCCAAACCAACTGAAAATCTTTTGCAATGAACTACTTTCAACAGTTCTGAGCTGTCAGGGTTCCCTGCTCCCACATGTCTTTCACAGAACAacaaaaagggaggaaaagtgGTGAGAAGTCCTTTTTTTAACCCCCCAGAGgaggctgtgcagcaggaggagcatcAGTGATGCCCTGGAACTTGCAATCCTACACTGTGGCAAGGCAAATAACTGCCTGGATTTCACTGAGGGTGGATATTCAGCAGAGCAAAATACTCATGAAAGCacatttctctccctcccaTCATGAACCACAAGACAAagtaaatgtgttttatttgaaatcttACTCATCTGGTTGGAGCCACTGCAGGAAAGTGATTAGGAATTTGGTCCTTAAAAGTTAAGTGCAAGTTTTATTATCACATCATTATATTTATGTGGCTAATGGGAATGCTTATTTAACATTCTGGAGTGTGTGGAGAGTGAGCTGGAACTCAAAAAGGcgtttattttttttttttttctcggCAACTTTTTAGTCCAAGCTGTccttattaatttcttttcattttcttttactgaagGCTCAAAGGCAATTTGCATAAAAGTCCATTATAAATTAGATCTGTTTAATGGTATGCTCATCTCATGgctatttaattttacttcctCGTATGtctaaattatataattttgcACTGTTCCCTAGCAGCTAATACAGTTGAAGAGGTGTCTATGCCAGTGAGAAATGTTATCCTACCCAAGTGGAGAATGATGaggtttctattttttttttcttttgagcaCCACTTTGACAGTATCaacctgcttttcttttttttaataactcaCATCATTTGGATCCATAGAGACTGAAAACATAGCAACCTTTATAACTCTGCATAACAAAAGTTGGCTCATAAACATAACAGAATACATTTGCAATTTTCAGGAACCTATATTacaaaaaccacattttaaCCAAATACCCTGTTGTAATCTCTTGCTCTCAGTGCTATTATAATTTGTtcttatctttttcttcttacatTTAATTTAAGGTTTCGTGTCCATGAGTCTCAGGAATTCCTTGGCACATACAGTTCCTACATTATGAGAAGATGCATGAATACAAATAATTATAAAGCAAAGGTAACAGGGGAAAATGTATTAAAACCTAAA
The sequence above is drawn from the Parus major isolate Abel chromosome 2, Parus_major1.1, whole genome shotgun sequence genome and encodes:
- the KCTD1 gene encoding BTB/POZ domain-containing protein KCTD1 isoform X2 — protein: MQCPERPSPPEPLDRNPGSRLKDSRPNMSRPLITRSPASPLNNQGIPTPAQLTKSNAPVHIDVGGHMYTSSLATLTKYPDSRIGRLFDGTEPIVLDSLKQHYFIDRDGQMFRYILNFLRTSKLLIPDDFKDYSLLYEEAKYFQLQPMLGEMERWKQDRESGRFSKSCECLVVRVAPDLGERITLSGDKSLIEEVFPEIGDVMCNSVNAGWNHDSTHVIRFPLNGYCHLNSVQVLERLQQRGFEIVGSCGGGVDSSQFSEYVLRRELRRTSRAPSVIRIKQEPLD
- the KCTD1 gene encoding BTB/POZ domain-containing protein KCTD1 isoform X4, with the translated sequence MSRPLITRSPASPLNNQGIPTPAQLTKSNAPVHIDVGGHMYTSSLATLTKYPDSRIGRLFDGTEPIVLDSLKQHYFIDRDGQMFRYILNFLRTSKLLIPDDFKDYSLLYEEAKYFQLQPMLGEMERWKQDRESGRFSKSCECLVVRVAPDLGERITLSGDKSLIEEVFPEIGDVMCNSVNAGWNHDSTHVIRFPLNGYCHLNSVQVLERLQQRGFEIVGSCGGGVDSSQFSEYVLRRELRRTSRAPSVIRIKQEPLD
- the KCTD1 gene encoding BTB/POZ domain-containing protein KCTD1 isoform X3, whose amino-acid sequence is MEELRDSRPNMSRPLITRSPASPLNNQGIPTPAQLTKSNAPVHIDVGGHMYTSSLATLTKYPDSRIGRLFDGTEPIVLDSLKQHYFIDRDGQMFRYILNFLRTSKLLIPDDFKDYSLLYEEAKYFQLQPMLGEMERWKQDRESGRFSKSCECLVVRVAPDLGERITLSGDKSLIEEVFPEIGDVMCNSVNAGWNHDSTHVIRFPLNGYCHLNSVQVLERLQQRGFEIVGSCGGGVDSSQFSEYVLRRELRRTSRAPSVIRIKQEPLD